One Deltaproteobacteria bacterium DNA segment encodes these proteins:
- a CDS encoding tyrosine-type recombinase/integrase — protein MTQTPAQYPYVWRIKATKRADALPTCAADFLEHEKARNYALRTVQMHDYHLARFIAFCEERGVVSVHDVTRPVVVRFQRFLFYYRTKRGKPLGYSSQSQALGAVRQMFRYLTRASVVYANPAADLELPRRDQTLPKATLSIDEVEKILRSIDEKNPMAIRDRAILETLYSTGMRRVELCCLKVHDLDEERGVIIVRQGKGKKDRVVPVGDRALAWIRKYIDKERHMVAL, from the coding sequence GTGACGCAGACGCCCGCGCAGTACCCGTACGTGTGGCGCATCAAGGCGACCAAGCGTGCAGACGCCCTGCCGACGTGCGCCGCGGACTTCCTCGAGCACGAGAAGGCGCGCAACTACGCGCTGCGCACGGTGCAGATGCACGACTACCACCTCGCGCGCTTCATCGCCTTTTGCGAGGAGCGCGGTGTTGTCTCCGTCCACGACGTCACCCGCCCCGTCGTCGTGCGCTTCCAGCGCTTCCTCTTCTACTACCGCACCAAGCGCGGCAAGCCGCTCGGCTACTCGAGCCAGAGCCAGGCGCTCGGTGCCGTGCGCCAGATGTTTCGCTACCTCACTCGCGCGTCCGTCGTGTACGCGAACCCCGCCGCCGACCTCGAGCTGCCGCGCAGAGACCAGACGCTGCCGAAGGCCACGCTCTCCATCGACGAGGTGGAGAAGATCTTGCGCTCCATCGACGAGAAGAACCCGATGGCGATCCGCGATCGCGCCATCCTCGAGACGCTCTACTCGACGGGCATGCGCCGCGTGGAGCTGTGCTGCTTGAAGGTGCACGACCTCGACGAAGAGCGCGGCGTCATCATCGTGCGCCAGGGCAAGGGCAAGAAGGACCGCGTGGTGCCCGTCGGCGACCGTGCGCTCGCGTGGATCCGAAAGTACATCGACAAGGAGCGCCACATGGTGGCCCTCGA